In Carya illinoinensis cultivar Pawnee chromosome 6, C.illinoinensisPawnee_v1, whole genome shotgun sequence, a single genomic region encodes these proteins:
- the LOC122312704 gene encoding uncharacterized protein LOC122312704: protein MGLEENARVSCLIDRNSSTWNTTLVRAVFEEEEANLICRTPLSMTNVPDKMVWRCTRNGEFSVRSAYHLMNEMVDMVRGQTSATTQNWTLWASIWKIRAPNAYKMLLWRASLESLPTTLNLFKRKVVDAPYCPVCLTEEETVNHALWSCRSAQVIWGSSSRKLQKFQTVETPFPELLFLMFNALDEETMQEVAATIYQIWRRRNKMIFEHKFASPTEVVMLAQQAVIDFQEANRGRSGEPTRQT, encoded by the coding sequence ATGGGGCTGGAAGAAAATGCTCGGGTCAGTTGCCTTATTGATAGGAACAGCAGTACTTGGAATACAACCTTAGTACGTGCGGtattcgaggaggaggaagctAATTTAATATGTAGAACTCCCCTAAGTATGACTAACGTCCCTGACAAAATGGTGTGGAGATGTACCAGAAATGGTGAGTTCTCGGTAAGGAGTGCCTACCACCTGATGAATGAGATGGTTGACATGGTACGGGGACAAACTTCGGCAACAACACAGAACTGGACATTATGGGCGAGCATCTGGAAGATAAGGGCCCCCAACGCGTACAAAATGCTACTATGGAGGGCTAGCCTAGAGTCTCTACCAACAACGCTCAACCTCTTCAAAAGGAAAGTAGTGGATGCGCCTTACTGCCCTGTTTGCTTGACTGAGGAAGAAACAGTTAATCACGCTTTGTGGTCATGCAGATCAGCTCAGGTTATATGGGGGAGTAGCTCACGgaaattgcaaaaatttcagacGGTGGAGACCCCTTTCCCTGAGCTTCTATTCCTAATGTTCAATGCATTGGACGAGGAAACGATGCAGGAGGTGGCAGCCACGATATATCAAATCTGGAGGAGAaggaataaaatgatttttgagCACAAGTTTGCGTCCCCAACAGAGGTTGTCATGCTGGCACAACAAGCAgtaattgattttcaagaaGCAAACCGAGGACGATCGGGCGAACCAACAAGGCAAACTTAG